A single region of the Nocardioides aquaticus genome encodes:
- a CDS encoding limonene-1,2-epoxide hydrolase family protein yields MPSPVDTTTDVAPLDVVQRFWIALQTGDTAGAVALLDEDVVWRNTGLPTLRGRRVGAVLEGLDARGVAVEVVMRHIATSGDVVLTDRVDTIRTGPLATSFPVQGTFEVRRGRIVLWDDHFTWGSIGLATAGAVGGALTGLVGGLSDAARRLRPGR; encoded by the coding sequence ATGCCCTCCCCCGTCGACACCACCACCGACGTCGCGCCCCTCGACGTCGTCCAGCGGTTCTGGATCGCCCTGCAGACCGGCGACACCGCCGGCGCGGTGGCGCTGCTCGACGAGGACGTCGTGTGGCGCAACACCGGCCTGCCGACCCTGCGCGGCCGCCGGGTGGGGGCGGTGCTGGAGGGCCTCGACGCCCGCGGGGTCGCGGTCGAGGTCGTGATGCGCCACATCGCGACCTCGGGCGACGTGGTGCTGACCGACCGGGTCGACACGATCCGGACCGGGCCCCTGGCCACCAGCTTCCCGGTGCAGGGCACCTTCGAGGTGCGCCGCGGCCGGATCGTGCTCTGGGACGACCACTTCACCTGGGGCTCGATCGGGCTGGCGACCGCGGGCGCGGTCGGCGGCGCGCTGACCGGTCTCGTCGGTGGCCTCAGCGACGCAGCGCGCCGGCTGCGGCCCGGACGCTGA